In Haematobia irritans isolate KBUSLIRL chromosome 1, ASM5000362v1, whole genome shotgun sequence, a genomic segment contains:
- the Pi4KIIalpha gene encoding phosphatidylinositol 4-kinase II alpha isoform X4, with product MDNISLHSVISYEYVISGNCTAQFMDDPSFTEIVAQVEFAIEHGIMPERIYQGSSGSYFVKNSSGKILAVFKPKDEEPYGRLNPKWTKWMHKLCCPCCFGRACLIPNQGYLSEAGASLVDRKLNLNVVPKTRVVRLVAETFNYARIDRQKAKLKRRIKEHYPSAKFNRMSLPLKTGSFQTFVEGYKDADYWLRRFEQEPLSEALNKSFQVQFERLVVLDYIIRNTDRGNDNWLIKYVQPKITKKVNGTGGKTLASSSSSSNEVKTELIITTGETQNNNNEQNKIPTLSGGGGSDQLVDIGTNINAGSLQSTSTTNSSSSVSSTGVVDNRMRNANEWSMVDSPEIKIAAIDNGLAFPFKHPDSWRAYPYHWAWLPQAKVPFSEEIKQLVLPQLSDMNFVEELCADLYYLFQQDKGFDKRLFERQMSVMRGQILNLTQALKDGKSPVQLVQMPAVVIERSRASRGFFSFTQRFQNKSPFFSWC from the exons ATGGATAATATTTCCCTACATAGTGTGATATCCTACGAATATGTAATATCTGGAAATTGTACGGCGCAATTTATGG aTGATCCCAGCTTTACGGAAATTGTTGCTCAAGTTGAATTTGCCATTGAACATGGTATTATGCCGGAGCGTATATATCAAGGGAGTAGtggttcatattttgttaaaaattcatcTGGG aaaattttggctgtTTTCAAACCCAAGGATGAAGAGCCTTATGGTCGTTTAAATCCTAAATGGACCAAATGGATGCATAAATTATGTTGTCCCTGTTGTTTTGGTCGTGCCTGTTTAATACCGAATCAAGG GTATCTGTCGGAAGCTGGAGCAAGTTTAGTTGATAGAAAACTAAATTTGAATGTAGTGCCAAAGACCAGAGTGGTAAGATTAGTAGCGGAAACATTTAACTACGCTCGTATAGATCGAcaaaaagccaaattaaaaaggcGTATAAAAGAGCATTATCCCTCAGCCAAATTCAATCGCATGAGTTTACCACTAAAG aCTGGTTCCTTTCAAACCTTTGTGGAAGGTTATAAGGATGCTGATTATTGGCTGAGACGTTTTGAACAAGAACCCCTATCTGAGGCCTTAAACAAATCATTTCAAGTGCAATTCGAACGTTTAGTTGTATTGGACTATATCATACGTAATACAGATCGAGGCAATGATAATTGGCTAATCAAATATGTCCAAccgaaaattaccaaaaaagttAATGGTACAGGTGGTAAAACTTTGGCATCTAGTTCCTCATCATCGAATGAGGTTAAAACGGAATTGATTATAACAACAGGGGAAacacaaaataataacaatgaacaaaataaaataccaaCACTAAGTGGAGGAGGAGGTAGTGATCAGCTAGTTGATATTGGTACAAATATCAATGCGGGCTCTCTACAAAGTACCTCGACCACAAACAGTTCATCGTCCGTTTCCTCGACTGGTGTTGTTGATAATCGCATGCGTAATGCCAACGAATGGAGTATGGTCGATTCACCCGAAATTAAAATAGCCGCTATCGATAATGGCCTGGCATTTCCCTTTAAGCATCCCGATTCATGGCGTGCATACCCATATCATTGGGCCTGGTTGCCACAGGCTAAAGTGCCATTTAGTGAAGAAATTAAACAATTAGTACTGCCACAGTTATCCGATATGAATTTCGTTGAGGAATTATGTGCGGATTTATACtatctatttcagcaggataagGGCTTCGATAAACGCCTCTTTGAGCGTCAGATGTCTGTAATGCGAGGACAAATTCTAAACTTAACACAGGCATTAAAAGATGGCAAGTCACCAGTACAACTGGTTCAAATGCCAGCCGTTGTTATTGAAAG ATCCAGGGCATCACGTGGCTTTTTCTCTTTTACACAGCGCTTCCAAAATAAAAGTCCCTTTTTCTCCTGGTGCTAA
- the Pi4KIIalpha gene encoding phosphatidylinositol 4-kinase II alpha isoform X3 produces MLCPFEYFYKRRNRKRATGRILILRTNFLNDPSFTEIVAQVEFAIEHGIMPERIYQGSSGSYFVKNSSGKILAVFKPKDEEPYGRLNPKWTKWMHKLCCPCCFGRACLIPNQGYLSEAGASLVDRKLNLNVVPKTRVVRLVAETFNYARIDRQKAKLKRRIKEHYPSAKFNRMSLPLKTGSFQTFVEGYKDADYWLRRFEQEPLSEALNKSFQVQFERLVVLDYIIRNTDRGNDNWLIKYVQPKITKKVNGTGGKTLASSSSSSNEVKTELIITTGETQNNNNEQNKIPTLSGGGGSDQLVDIGTNINAGSLQSTSTTNSSSSVSSTGVVDNRMRNANEWSMVDSPEIKIAAIDNGLAFPFKHPDSWRAYPYHWAWLPQAKVPFSEEIKQLVLPQLSDMNFVEELCADLYYLFQQDKGFDKRLFERQMSVMRGQILNLTQALKDGKSPVQLVQMPAVVIERSRASRGFFSFTQRFQNKSPFFSWC; encoded by the exons ATGTTATGTCCTTTCGAATATTTCTATAAGAGGCGTAATAGAAAACGTGCTACCGGCCGCATCCTTATATTACGAACTAACTTTTTAA aTGATCCCAGCTTTACGGAAATTGTTGCTCAAGTTGAATTTGCCATTGAACATGGTATTATGCCGGAGCGTATATATCAAGGGAGTAGtggttcatattttgttaaaaattcatcTGGG aaaattttggctgtTTTCAAACCCAAGGATGAAGAGCCTTATGGTCGTTTAAATCCTAAATGGACCAAATGGATGCATAAATTATGTTGTCCCTGTTGTTTTGGTCGTGCCTGTTTAATACCGAATCAAGG GTATCTGTCGGAAGCTGGAGCAAGTTTAGTTGATAGAAAACTAAATTTGAATGTAGTGCCAAAGACCAGAGTGGTAAGATTAGTAGCGGAAACATTTAACTACGCTCGTATAGATCGAcaaaaagccaaattaaaaaggcGTATAAAAGAGCATTATCCCTCAGCCAAATTCAATCGCATGAGTTTACCACTAAAG aCTGGTTCCTTTCAAACCTTTGTGGAAGGTTATAAGGATGCTGATTATTGGCTGAGACGTTTTGAACAAGAACCCCTATCTGAGGCCTTAAACAAATCATTTCAAGTGCAATTCGAACGTTTAGTTGTATTGGACTATATCATACGTAATACAGATCGAGGCAATGATAATTGGCTAATCAAATATGTCCAAccgaaaattaccaaaaaagttAATGGTACAGGTGGTAAAACTTTGGCATCTAGTTCCTCATCATCGAATGAGGTTAAAACGGAATTGATTATAACAACAGGGGAAacacaaaataataacaatgaacaaaataaaataccaaCACTAAGTGGAGGAGGAGGTAGTGATCAGCTAGTTGATATTGGTACAAATATCAATGCGGGCTCTCTACAAAGTACCTCGACCACAAACAGTTCATCGTCCGTTTCCTCGACTGGTGTTGTTGATAATCGCATGCGTAATGCCAACGAATGGAGTATGGTCGATTCACCCGAAATTAAAATAGCCGCTATCGATAATGGCCTGGCATTTCCCTTTAAGCATCCCGATTCATGGCGTGCATACCCATATCATTGGGCCTGGTTGCCACAGGCTAAAGTGCCATTTAGTGAAGAAATTAAACAATTAGTACTGCCACAGTTATCCGATATGAATTTCGTTGAGGAATTATGTGCGGATTTATACtatctatttcagcaggataagGGCTTCGATAAACGCCTCTTTGAGCGTCAGATGTCTGTAATGCGAGGACAAATTCTAAACTTAACACAGGCATTAAAAGATGGCAAGTCACCAGTACAACTGGTTCAAATGCCAGCCGTTGTTATTGAAAG ATCCAGGGCATCACGTGGCTTTTTCTCTTTTACACAGCGCTTCCAAAATAAAAGTCCCTTTTTCTCCTGGTGCTAA
- the asl gene encoding chromosome segregation ATPase asterless yields MDTPGVSLFQGSENLKINSTLERQEEEEELEDQRRRQAELGALLENGFEDLDDDEGTIDSTTNFHSDLGADDDMGGNRGQHVPLQSHPYGNNVFQQNPLPVPAADHSSCEREIHNLKMALESRSRELEHTHGLLKEEYKTRNDLEKKLSITEAELDRALANRNNSHELLVESKEKCSNLESIIEKLKEEKKNVEMENNALLGKLETSQMLLADVQRKYDMVERDMNKNSQRNFEMKQKHMEDLHRAQMEVVQQQLQQATNKLDKKSSELENLNTRYQTLQHNHEMMLCDKASKINDLSKALDQSQKRCEELLSRPDYFQENVRLQKLVASLQEQINGMEKTISSLRERLEVTTAELDLMDSVLHQHNMEDTPRRLSQTQGRVVGSTPLNPVDRVGNLKDELYRALANVKAKREEVKRLQQTLEEKQNDIRCLKQEENKALVQISTLREENIRLETKLKILEEECESLKTSKDTSHEEDNQMQTLKKELEDLRQQHNILQQKTVSLDQEKQTQEAERKKLDFQIKNLEIDLEELKQEHESLKLNHEQTQKENIELKKRHTADNVRLELEKHKFLLKDAQAECDRLKNLYVEISNAKEALAYEMDKLLKSDQVKELQMAKEKIAHLQRSLQLNEVKTSELSKMLETEKLCHERELVALREKLEKEKLETTKATKEAANECAKCMDYVAELTKFEIQNLKLTNVNAVSKKEIHELKEELKTSKDHIAELNEQLKLSDKQEQLIKELKTKAAQFEEYIKSQSSSELSQNSSSRSAKQLSDKSVTTSPELERNETKKIEARIRDEMAKIFAVELKKIQLKLQETQEQSICLQREYQHVNAELQKRQFEVEQLKQAILLERENIEEILKQKDEEHMDVIKKHNVALQRGRDELQMKAQKIKDLTNELNERQQQIEAERQSMKAVMKQWEEQRKSLDAVEMEWKQKFLDLQKAHEVSMASWQSKYNSAKRTAANYKRYSEDKEAHMLKEYDRLKFEYDTSLAKIEARMNENYEKKSKELLQALSDKNVNSRNNKENTASN; encoded by the exons ATGGACACTCCCGGAGTTAGTTTGTTTCAAGGTTCTGAGAACCTCAAAATTAATAGCACTTTGGAGAGACAAGAAGAGGAAGAGGAGTTAGAAGACCAACGTCGAAGGCAAGCAGAG CTGGGTGCCCTTTTGGAAAATGGTTTTGAAGATTTGGATGATGATGAGGGAACAATTGATTCTACGACAAATTTTCATAGTGATCTGGGAGCAGATGATGATATGGGGGGTAATCGGGGGCAACATGTACCACTCCAATCGCATCCCTATGGGAATAACGTTTTTCAACAAAACCCTTTACCGGTGCCAGCAGCCGATCACTCTTCCTGCGAGAGGGAAATTCACAACCTTAAAATGGCATTAGAATCACGATCCCGAGAATTAGAGCATACACATGGTCTGTTAAAAGAAGAATACAAGACACGAAATGACTTGGAGAAAAAATTATCCATAACCGAAGCAGAACTGGATAGGGCTCTAGCAAATCGTAACAATTCCCACGAACTTTTGGTGGAATCAAAGGAGAAATGTTCAAACTTGGAGAGTATCATAGAGAAGTTGAAAGAGGAAAAGAAAAATgtggaaatggaaaataatgcaTTGTTGGGAAAATTGGAAACTTCCCAAATGCTATTGGCCGATGTCCAAAGAAAATATGACATGGTGGAGAGAGATATGAATAAGAATTCCCAACGTAATTTcgaaatgaaacaaaaacataTGGAAGATCTTCATCGGGCACAAATGGAGGTAGTGCAACAACAATTACAACAAGCTACCAATAAACTGGACAAAAAGTCTTCCGAACTGGAGAATTTGAATACCCGCTATCAGACACTACAACACAATCATGAAATGATGCTTTGTGATAAGGCCAGCAAAATTAATGACTTAAGCAAAGCCCTCGATCAATCACAGAAACGTTGTGAAGAGCTACTCTCGCGTCCGgattatttccaagaaaatgtACGTTTGCAAAAGCTGGTAGCAAGTCTGCAAGAGCAAATAAATGGTATGGAAAAAACCATATCCTCTTTAAGAGAACGCCTTGAGGTGACAACAGCTGAGCTGGATTTGATGGATAGTGTGTTGCATCAGCACAATATGGAAGATACACCACGTAGGCTAAGTCAAACCCAAGGGCGTGTCGTGGGTAGTACTCCACTAAATCCTGTAGATCGTGTGGGAAATCTAAAAGACGAATTGTATCGGGCCTTGGCAAATGTAAAGGCCAAAAGAGAGGAAGTCAAACGACTACAGCAAACCTTGGAAGAGAAACAGAATGATATACGTTGCCTGAAACAGGAAGAAAACAAAGCATTGGTTCAAATATCAACATTGAGGGAAGAGAATATACGTTTGGAAACTAAACTCAAAATCCTCGAAGAAGAATGTGAGTCTTTGAAAACATCCAAAGACACGAGTCACGAAGAAGACAATCAAATGCAAACATTAAAAAAGGAACTTGAAGATTTACGACAACAACATAATATCCTACAGCAAAAAACGGTATCCTTGGATCAGGAAAAACAGACACAAGAAGCCGaaagaaaaaaacttgattttcaaattaaaaatttggaaattgatTTGGAAGAATTGAAACAGGAACATGAGAGTCTTAAACTTAATCACGAGCAAACACAAAAGGAGAATATCGAACTTAAGAAAAGGCATACAGCCGACAACGTTCGTTTGGAATTGGAGAAACATAAATTTCTTCTCAAAGATGCCCAAGCTGAATGTGATCGCTTGAAAAATCTCTATGTTGAAATATCCAATGCTAAAGAGGCTTTAGCCTATGAAATGGATAAACTCTTAAAATCTGATCAAGTAAAAGAGCTACAAATGGCCAAAGAAAAGATAGCCCATCTACAGCGTTCTTTGCAATTGAACGAAGTTAAAACATCCGAATTATCCAAAatgttggaaacggaaaaacttTGCCATGAACGAGAATTAGTTGCACTTCGAGAGAAATTGGAAAAAGAGAAGCTAGAGACCACAAAAGCTACAAAAGAGGCGGCAAATGAATGTGCTAAATGTATGGATTATGTAGCGGAATTGACAAAG tttgaaattcaaaatctaaagCTAACAAATGTGAATGCCGTCTCTAAAAAAGAAATCCATGAACTTAAAGAAGAGTTGAAAACTTCCAAAGATCATATTGCCGAACTTAATGAACAATTAAAGCTAAGCGATAAACAAGAACAACTCATTAAAGAACTAAAGACAAAAGCAGCACAATTTGAAGAATACATAAAATCGCAAAGCTCTTCGGAACTCTCGCAAAACTCTTCATCGCGTAGCGCAAAACAATTAAGTGACAAAAGTGTTACAACTTCACCCGAATTGGAAAGAAATgaaacgaaaaaaattgaagcacGTATACGCGATGAAATGGCAAAAATATTTGCTgtagaattgaaaaaaatccaattaaaattgcAAGAAACTCAAGAGCAAAGTATATGTCTACAAAGAGAATATCAACATGTTAATGCCGAGCTGCAAAAGCGTCAATTCGAAGTGGAACAATTAAAACAAGCCATTTTATTGGAACGTGAAAATATCGAGGAAATACTTAAGCAAAAAGATGAAGAACATATGGATGTAATAAAAAAGCATAATGTTGCACTTCAAAGAGGCCGCGATGAATTGCAAATGAAAGCACAAAAAATTAAGGATCTAACAAATGAATTAAACGAACGACAACAACAAATCGAAGCTGAACGTCAATCCATGAAGGCTGTAATGAAGCAATGGGAGGAGCAAAGAAAATCGCTCGATGCTGTGGAAAtggaatggaaacaaaaatttcttgatTTGCAGAAAGCGCATGAGGTTTCCATGGCCTCGTGGCAAAGTAAATATAATTCTGCAAAAAGGACGGCAGCCAATTATAAG CGTTACTCTGAAGACAAAGAAGCTCATATGCTTAAAGAATATGaccgattgaaatttgaatatgaTACGAGTTTGGCTAAAATTGAAGCTCGCATGAACGAAAATTATGAAAAGAAAAGCAAAGAG cttCTACAAGCCCTTAgtgataaaaatgtcaatagcCGTAATAATAAAGAGAACACGGCTAGCAATTAA